One genomic segment of Aquipluma nitroreducens includes these proteins:
- a CDS encoding zinc-dependent alcohol dehydrogenase — protein MKTLVLTGIRKIEMIDKPVPVLKNATDVLIRVKTVGVCGSDIHYFAAGKIGTQVVQFPFAVGHECSGIVVETGSSVTRVKPGDLVAIDPSVHCGVCDQCLTGRPHTCRKNMFLGCPGQLDGCLCEYIVMPEFCCFEVNESLNPIQAALVEPLTIGTYSVELANTNFQDKTIGIFGAGPIGLSVLMVLKSKADNTIFCFEPLDYRRKKASELGANYAFNPIETDALETTSEIEPLLLDLVFDCSGEQKAIDDATKVLKPGGKLVLTGIPPEGKYTFDMDMMRRKEITIVNVRRQNHCVEKSIGLIKNGIPVEQMVTHHFKPEATQQAFEMVANYQDGVIKAMIDFF, from the coding sequence ATGAAAACACTGGTCTTAACCGGAATCCGGAAAATTGAAATGATTGACAAGCCTGTACCTGTGCTGAAAAATGCAACTGATGTTTTGATAAGAGTTAAAACAGTAGGAGTTTGTGGATCAGACATTCATTATTTCGCTGCCGGCAAAATTGGAACTCAGGTCGTTCAATTTCCATTTGCCGTGGGGCACGAATGTTCGGGCATTGTAGTAGAAACCGGCAGTTCAGTTACTCGCGTAAAACCGGGAGATCTGGTTGCTATCGATCCAAGTGTTCATTGTGGTGTCTGCGATCAATGTTTGACCGGACGGCCGCATACCTGTCGCAAGAATATGTTCTTGGGCTGTCCCGGTCAATTGGACGGATGCCTGTGTGAATATATCGTTATGCCCGAATTCTGCTGCTTTGAAGTAAACGAATCGCTTAATCCGATTCAGGCAGCACTCGTTGAGCCTTTAACCATTGGAACGTACAGCGTTGAACTGGCAAACACCAATTTTCAGGACAAAACCATTGGCATTTTTGGCGCTGGACCAATTGGGCTAAGTGTATTAATGGTATTAAAGTCGAAAGCCGACAATACTATTTTCTGCTTTGAACCGTTGGATTACCGTCGGAAGAAAGCTTCTGAACTTGGGGCAAACTATGCATTTAACCCAATCGAAACAGATGCACTTGAAACAACCAGTGAAATTGAACCACTTTTGCTCGATCTGGTTTTTGATTGCAGCGGCGAACAGAAAGCCATTGACGATGCAACCAAGGTTTTAAAACCAGGAGGAAAACTAGTTTTAACCGGCATTCCTCCTGAAGGAAAATATACTTTCGACATGGATATGATGCGCCGAAAAGAAATTACGATTGTAAATGTCCGACGTCAGAATCATTGCGTTGAGAAATCGATCGGCCTGATTAAAAACGGAATACCTGTTGAGCAAATGGTTACTCATCATTTTAAGCCGGAAGCGACGCAACAAGCATTTGAAATGGTTGCCAACTATCAGGATGGAGTGATTAAAGCAATGATCGATTTTTTCTGA
- a CDS encoding ribonuclease HII produces the protein MKKDKLQLFLQEGRIEAGCDEAGRGCLAGPVFAVAVILPEDFENDLLNDSKKLTEKQRNALRPIIEQQALAFAVGIVDNHEIDRINILNASFLAMHRAVAQLKIQPEHLLIDGNRFKAYPEISHTCIIKGDGKYLPIAAASILAKTYRDDYMEAIHQEYPEYDWSKNKGYPTLHHRKLVREIGITPYHRITFANLADQLRLDF, from the coding sequence ATGAAAAAAGATAAGCTACAACTATTTTTACAGGAAGGCCGGATTGAAGCAGGTTGCGATGAGGCTGGTCGTGGGTGTTTGGCTGGTCCGGTGTTTGCGGTGGCAGTTATTCTTCCTGAAGATTTCGAGAATGATTTGCTGAACGATTCCAAAAAACTGACAGAGAAGCAGCGAAACGCATTACGCCCGATTATTGAGCAGCAGGCCCTGGCTTTTGCTGTGGGTATTGTCGATAATCACGAAATCGACCGGATTAACATTTTAAATGCTTCGTTTTTAGCCATGCACCGTGCAGTTGCTCAACTCAAAATACAACCGGAACATTTGCTTATTGATGGGAATCGGTTCAAAGCTTATCCCGAAATTTCGCACACCTGCATTATTAAGGGCGATGGGAAATATTTGCCTATTGCAGCGGCTTCGATACTCGCAAAAACTTACCGTGACGATTATATGGAAGCCATTCACCAGGAATATCCAGAATATGATTGGTCGAAGAACAAAGGTTATCCAACCTTACACCATAGGAAGTTAGTCAGGGAAATAGGTATAACTCCCTATCACCGGATAACATTTGCCAATCTGGCCGATCAGCTCAGACTGGACTTTTAA